The Macaca nemestrina isolate mMacNem1 chromosome 17, mMacNem.hap1, whole genome shotgun sequence genome contains the following window.
GGCCATGCCCCTCTCAAGATGAAAGGGACCTGGTAGGCCTGCTACACAGTCTTGCAACGACCCTCAAAAGTTTCTGCAAAATGCACATTTCCAGGCCCCGCCCTAACCCGGCTGGGAGATCCCTAAGTGCTGCCTGCTCGGCATCTGTGACGGTGCCAAGGCAGGGACTGGGAGGCAAGCTACATGTCCCAGCCCTGCCTGCACCCAAGGATCGAAGCCCCAgacacacagtgcctggcagagggAGGATGGGATGAGGACCCTGGACCCATGTCTCCCTCCAGACCCACAACCGTGTCTAAAAGGAGAAGCGGGGAGCAGAACTGTACTAATTTGGACCCACGGGATGAGTGTTTTATTCATGCTGTTTCCAGGAAGGGATGTCAGAGCTGGACCAGTCGAAACCCTTGGAGGCTGTTTTTGCAGTTGGCCACAGGGGTGTTGTAGGCCTGCTTATGGGTCCTCGATGTCAAGAAACTCCTGCTTGGGGGGCGCCGCGCCGCGGTACCACGCACAGGAGCCGTCGCTTCTCTTGATGCAGGCAAAGAACTTGGCCTGGTGCCCGTTGATGTTCTTCTCTGTGACCCAGTCCATCCAGAGGCACTCGTCCGGGGAGGAGATGTAGCACGGGATCATGGGGCAGCGCGTGATCTGGGGAGGGGCACACAGAGGGGGACGGAGTCAGGAACCCAGGAAGGGGTGGGCAGAGGCTGCTCTGGGGGCATGTCCAGAACCCGGCAATGTGCCTACCTGCGGTGTGCAGGGATGGCAGCCTCTCCCGAGACCCACAGCTCCTGCAGGGGCAGGCGGCTGGCCTGCGAGGGGGTCTTACCTGCAGGGAAGCTGTGCCCCGCCCACCGGGGCCCCCCTTCTGCTGCAGGTGTGCTTCCCTTTGGGCCATCTTCTACCTTCCTGAGCATGAGAGAATGGCCTGGCTTGGCCCTGCCCTCTGGGGGACATAGCAACAATAAAAGGGCCTGGGTTTCCTGGAGACAGATTCCAGCCCAGTGAAAAGGCTGGGAATTGGGAACTGCTCAAGGCCGAGCCCTGAGGTCATAGGCAACTAGCAATTTGGCAAAGGAACCCGAGGCTACAAGAGGATGACCGCCTTCACTGCCccatggaaagaaaaaggaagaacttgcttttgatttcatgCTGGGCACAGAGGAGTTTTGCTTAACATATGTGTGGCTGGAGACTATGAGTTCAGAATTCCTGTTTTGAACATGCTGAGAAGGGGCTGGTGGCCGTCAGGAGGGAGGGCAGCCCCAGGCAGCTCCCCAAGGAAGGCCAATCCCCACGGCCTCACCAGAGTCTACTGGTCCCAGACTCGCTGGGAGTGACCCAGGGTGGCAGGTGCCCAGCACTCAGCAATGCTTCCGGCAGGAAGGGTGGGGATAGGGTGCTAGGAGCCCACAGGGTAGGAGCCAGCCCAGGAGCCCTGGAGGTGGTGATCTCGCCTTCCACAGTCACATCCAAGCGTCGGGCTGCTACGACTGTGCCTGGCACAACCTCCGGGCTCATTtgaagaggagcaggtgttctcAACACACAGACCCCACGTAGACACCGACCCAGGTGTGAAAATGTCGGGAATGTTGGAAAAAGCATGAGGCCTGCAGTGCCCTCTCACAAGGCACACAAGGGTTTGCATATCCGCATTTGTAGGAAATGATCCATGGGACCATATTCTCCCCATACTTTTTCTGGAAGGGGCAAGTAACAGAGCTGAATTCATGCCTTACTCTCAAATCTCCTAGCCTTCCAGACATccccctccatttttttttttttttaagacaggtctcactctgtcaacccaggctggggtacagtggcgcgatcttggctcactgcaacctccacctcccacgttcaagtcattctcgagcctcagcctcccaagttgctgggatcacaggcatgcgtcaccgcacccggctaatttttgtatttttgtagagacaggtttcaccatgttggccaggctgatctccaacttctGACCCCAAGTAacctgcccatcttggcctcccaaaatgctgggattacaggcataagccatggcgcccggcctcCAGACATCCCTTGACAGAGATGTGTCTCAGGGCTCTCCAGGGACCAGGGGCCAAAGGCTTTGTCGCCAGCCAGACAGCCTCACTCCTGGGATGACTCTGCCTTCCCAGAGCCTGGTCTTAAATCAGAACCCCGGGATTAAGAGGCTCTGGAAAGCCAGGGACCAAAACTCCCCATACAGCTCCTTTTTCTGGAAGGGGCAAGTAACAGAGCTGAATTCATGCGCTGTCCATCTGGAGATAGTGGGAGGAGGCGACGCCTCAGCAGAGACGGGACCTGCTTACCTTACACTCGCAGCCCATCTGGTACCTGTGGTTCAGGCTCTTCTTCTGGGTGGTGCTCAGGGTGTCCCAGGGCACTATGAAGTCACAGAGGGTGATGTGCATCTTGCCGTCCCCCTCGGCCTTTCCTGCGGAGAGACGGGATCACCAAGCTCAGAGCGAGGGACAAGTCCTCCTGCCCAGCTCCTCCACCCGGCGCAGGGGTGCTGGGATTTTGCTGTAACAACACTGCACACTGTCTAGTCTGAGTTCAAACATAATGggtggccaggtacggtggctcactcctgtaatcccagcactttgggaggctgaggtgggtggatcccttgaggtcaggagtttaagaccagcctggccaacatgatactccctctctactaaaatacaaaaaattagccgggtgtggtagcacacgcctgtaatcacagctacttgggaggctgaggcaggagaatcgctcttttttttttttttttttttgagacggagtctcgctctgtcgcccaggctggagtgcagtggccgcatctcagctcactgcaagctccgcctcccgggtctacgccattctcctgcctcagcctcccgagtagctgggactacaggcgcccgccacctcacccggctagtttttttgtattttttagtagagacggggtttcaccgtattagccaggctggtctcgatctcctgaccttgtgatccgcccatctcggcctcccaaagtgctgggattacaggcttgagccaccgcgcccggccgagaatcgctcttgaaccccagaggcggaagttgcagtgagccaagatcgcgccactgaactccagcctgggtgactccatctcaaaaaaataaaaagtggaaaaaaaaaaaaaaaagccataatgCATGTTCACTGACAGAAACTTAAACGTAGGAAACAATCAAGAAAAAACTTCCCCACTTTCATTACCCATAGCaaacattttgatgtatttccttCCAATATTCCAGTAttgattttgagacagtcttgctctgtcactcaggccagagtgcaatggtatgatcatagctcactgcagccttgacctcccaagctcaagtgatcctcccgtctcagtctcccgaatagctaggtgtgaaccaccacacaccctgctaattttttctatatattttttttgtagagacagggtcttgctatgttactcaggctggccttaaacttctgggctcaagtgacaccctcaccttggcctcccaaagtgttgggattacaggattacaggcatgagccaccatgcctggccccaatattcttttaaattaaattttattcttaaaaaaaggatagagacgatgtttcactatgttgcccaggctggtcttgaactccagagctcaagtgatcctcccgctttgacttcccaaagtgctgggattacaggtgtgagccactgcgcccggccaatattctCTTACATATGCATCTTCACACACAAAACATCATGCAGTATGTAGATTGTATTGTTTCCcgttttgtttttcacaaaatATTAATTCACAGGTGTTTCTCCCATTTGAGTTTAAACTTATAATTCTGCATTTTTCCATTACGAAGAGCCAAAGAATGGAATTTTTGAAAATTAGGAATCTGCTCTGAATTCCCTTCATCAGGCATGATGAGCTGTGGCTCTTTTCTGTACTTTGGGCTCCTGACTCAGCTGCCTCCTTCCTTTGCTGAAGATACTACATTGGCAACAGCCTTGGCGTTTTCCAAGCAGGAGGAAAAGAACAAAGGAGTGTGTTCCAGTGGCGGACAGAACCTAATGACAGCTatggaaatcattaaaaaacTCATCccttaggccaggtgtggtggctcatgcctgtaatcccagcacgttgggaggccaaggcaggcggatcacttgaggtcaggagttcgagaccagcctggccaacgtggtgaaagcccgtctctactaaaaatacaacaacaacaacaacaacaacaaaaaacagccaggcatggtgatgcatgcttgtagtcccagctactcaggtggctgaggcaggaggactgcttgaaccccggaggtggagggtgcagtgagccgagattgcaacactgcactccagcctgggcgacagagtgagactctgtctcaaaaaagaaaataaataaaataaaaactcatctttcaggctgggcacggtggctcacgcctgtaatcccagcactttgggaggctgaggtagggacat
Protein-coding sequences here:
- the LOC105469384 gene encoding metalloproteinase inhibitor 2 isoform X3, translated to MIRAKAVSEKEVDSGNDIYGNPIKRIQYEIKQIKMFKGPEKDIEFIYTAPSSAVCGVSLDVGGKKEYLIAGKAEGDGKMHITLCDFIVPWDTLSTTQKKSLNHRYQMGCECKITRCPMIPCYISSPDECLWMDWVTEKNINGHQAKFFACIKRSDGSCAWYRGAAPPKQEFLDIEDP
- the LOC105469384 gene encoding metalloproteinase inhibitor 2 isoform X2; its protein translation is MGSQPGQRPGCSGGGEAIPATFVIRAKAVSEKEVDSGNDIYGNPIKRIQYEIKQIKMFKGPEKDIEFIYTAPSSAVCGVSLDVGGKKEYLIAGKAEGDGKMHITLCDFIVPWDTLSTTQKKSLNHRYQMGCECKITRCPMIPCYISSPDECLWMDWVTEKNINGHQAKFFACIKRSDGSCAWYRGAAPPKQEFLDIEDP